From Mytilus edulis chromosome 8, xbMytEdul2.2, whole genome shotgun sequence, one genomic window encodes:
- the LOC139486508 gene encoding transcription intermediary factor 1-alpha-like, whose translation MAQIASKSCDICMSGPGNNYCEQCEQWMCENCKTLHLRSKICRNHTFLNGSHINPEVNPFCKEHDENFIFYCIDCDMPICKICSVKKHKKHDMSEINESTKELQTEVKKIIESKIKSVKKNLNKIKQGTEEYQSEIKEAIRVITEDGKLMKQWIDKKVQALITSLEEIESANLKVFQSINTGFQKDLGKFVECQTAFNECQKVVNASKLLTQLKNIKAEVDIEGEKQLPVIPKVKYNKRNVSEREMFNLFGDVSLKEIIYNVEQTSKKETSVQLTKTMYRYTCRRCRVKQMSE comes from the exons ATGGCACAAATTGCCTCGAAGTCCTGCGACATATGTATGAGCGGACCAGGAAATAACTATTGTGAGCAATGCGAGCAATGGAtgtgtgaaaattgtaaaactttACATTTACGGTCAAAAATATGTAGAAATCATACATTTCTTAATGGGTCACATATCAACCCGGAAGTAAACCCGTTTTGCAAAGAACATGAcgaaaactttatattttattgcATTGATTGTGACATGCCAATATGCAAAATTTGCAGcgtcaaaaaacataaaaagcatGATATGTCTGAAATCAACGAATCGACAAAGGAATTACAGACTGAAGTGAAAAAGATCATTGAATCGAAGATTAAATccgtaaaaaaaaatctaaataaaattaaacaaggTACAGAGGAGTACCAGAGCGAAATAAAAGAAGCTATTCGTGTTATTACAGAAGACGGGAAACTGATGAAGCAGTGGATTGACAAGAAAGTACAAGCACTCATAACATCATTAGAGGAAATAGAGTCAGCAAACCTGAAGGTCTTTCAGTCAATTAACACTGGGTTTCAAAAAGATTTAGGAAAGTTCGTGGAGTGTCAGACTGCCTTCAACGAGTGCCAGAAAGTTGTCAATGCTAGTAAACTTCTAACacaattgaaaaatattaaagcAGAGGTGGATATAGAAGGTGAAAAGCAGCTACCGGTCATCCCCaaagtaaaatataacaaaaggaACGTATCAGAACGAGAAATGTTCAATCTATTTGGAGACGTATCCTTAAA AGAAATTATTTACAATGTAGAGCAGACGTCAAAGAAAGAGACcag